The DNA window CACTTTTAACCATTCATAACTTAAGATATCAAGGTATATATCCTAATAAACTTGTCAATAAATTTTTAGGAACAAACTTCTCTAAAAAAAAAGTAAATTGCCTAAAACTGGGAATTTTAACTGCTGATTTTTTAAATACTGTAAGTCCAACCTATTCCCGAGAAATTTTGACCAAAAGATATGGTGAGAATTTAAATAGAATACTTTTAAAAAGGAAAAAAGATCTTTTTGGGATTTTGAATGGTATCGATCAAGATCAATTTGACTCAAACACTGATCCCAATTTGAAAGTAAATTATTCTTTCTCCACGGTGAATAAAAAAAGAGAAAATAAAGCAGATCTTCAAAAAATTTTAAAACTTCCTCAAAGTCAAAAAACTCCTTTATTCAGTTTTATCGGACGTTTAACTTTTCAAAAAGGAGTTGATTTAATTAGTCAAATTGTTCCTGACTTAGTAAGTTCTGGTTGCCAATTGGTGATTTTGGGGGTAGGAGAACGAAAATATGAAAAAAAGCTCTTAAAATTAGCAAAAAGATATCCAAAAAATGTCTCGGTTCAAATCAAATTTGATCCAGTCTTAGCTCAAAAAATTTATGCTGGTTCTGATTTATTTCTAATGCCTTCTCGTTTTGAGCCTTGCGGCTTAGGTCAGTTAATTGCCCAGAGATACGGGACTATTCCGATTGCGAGGAAAACCGGAGGCTTGGTTGATACAATAGAGCAAGAAAAAACCGGATTTCTTTTTAAAAAATACAAAAAACAAGCTTTTTTAAAAATCATTAAAAAAGCTTTAAAATTTTATCAAAATCAGAAAAAATGGAGAAAATTAATTAAAAAAGCAATGGAAAAAGATTTTTCCTGGAAAAAATCAGCCAGAAAATATCTAAAATTATACAAAATTTTAGCCCTTGATTTTTAGCAAAAATTTGATAAAATTAGGATATGATTTTTTCTCCAATCGATGAGATAAAAAATAGATTGGACATTGTTGAGGTAATCAAAGGTTATATTAAATTAAAAAAAGCCGGACAGAATTATAGAGCACTTTGCCCCTTTCACTCTGAGAAAAGGCCCTCATTTTTTGTTTCGCCAGCCAGACAAATCTGGCATTGCTTTGGGTGTAATTTAGGGGGGGACATTTTTAGGTTCGTAATGCAAGTTGAGGGAGTTGAATTTGGCGATGCCCTGAGAATTTTAGCCCAAAAAGCTGGGGTTGAGTTAAAAAGGCAAGATCCAAAATTAAGAACTGAGAGACAAAGACTTTACGAGGTTTATGAATTATCCACTCTTTTTTTCGAAAAGCAACTTAAAGGAAGTAAAAGAGGTCAAGAGGCAAAAAAATATCTCATTCAAAGGGGGATAAATGAAGAATCAATTAAAAAATGGCAAGTTGGCTATGCTCCTGAAACCTGGAGAGGTTTGACCGATTTTTTAGTTTCAAAAGGTTACAGACCAGAGGAGGTGGAGAAGGCTGGTTTATCTATAAAATCTGAAACTGAAAATTTCTATGATCGATTTCGGGGAAGAATTATTTTCCCCATTTTTGATTTAAATTCTCAGGTTATTGGTTTCGGTGGTCGAATATTTGCAGAAATTAAAAAAACAGATAAAGAAGTAGCGAAATACATTAACATCCCTAACACCTTACTTTATGATAAAAGTCGGATTTTGTATGGCTTAGATAAGGCAAAAATGGAAATTAGAAAAAGAGATTCCTGTATCTTGGTCGAAGGATATACTGACGTGATTATGAGTTCCCAGGCAGGTTTTGGAAATGTAGTAGCAACTTCCGGAACTGCCTTAACTCCTTATCAATTAAAGATCCTTAGACGTTTCACAGAGAATTTATTAACTGCTTTTGATATGGATGTTGCCGGAGATTCAGCAACTAAGAGAGGAATAGATTTAGCCCAGTCTACCGGTTTTAATATAAAGATTGTTACTATGCCAGAAGATTTAGATCCGGCTGATATTATTTCCAAAAACCCAAAAGACTGGGAAAAAGAAATTAATCAGGCCAAATCAATCCTCGATTTTTATTTTGAAAACACTTTTTCAAGATTTGATAAAAAAACACCACAAGGGAAAAAAGAAATTTCAAGAATTATATTACCGGTTATAAAAAGGATTCCAAATAAGATTGAGCAGGCCCACTGGGTTCAGCAGTTGGCAAAGGCCCTTGAGGTTAAAGAAGAAGATGTGGCAGTTGAATTGAGGAAAACAAAAATAGAGCCCCAAGAAATCGAAACTGAAATTACCTCTCTGCCTCCAAAATCAAGAAAAGAACTTTTAGAAGAGAGGTTCTTAATCTTAGCCTTGAAATCTCCAGAAAATCTTAAAAAAGTTTTCAAAGAAGATTTTCATTTTTTTTCTCCCAAAACTTCCCAGATCTTTGCTTATTTTAAAAAAGAAATTCCAGAGAAAAAATTAGATTCTGAATCAACGGATTTTTTAAATTATATTTATTTGAAATCAGAAATTGAAATTGAAGAAGGAGATTCAAAAGAGGAATTTAAAAACTGTCTAAAGGAAATTAAAACTTTAGAAATTAAAAATAAATTAGATAAAATTTCTCGGGAGATTAAAAAGGCTGAAGAAGAAAAAGATTTAACAAAAATTCAGAAACTTTTGGAGGAATTCAATCTTTACTCAAAATCGCTCCGCGATTTGGAGACCTCAATTCAATAGCCCCGAATCTATGAAAAAAACAAAAAAAATAAAGAGAATAAAGAAAACAAAGAAAGCGAAAAAGACGAAAAGAAAAAAAAGAGCAAAAAGAACAAAAAAGAGACCCTTACCTGTCAAAAAAAGAAAAAAGATCAAAAAACGAAAAAAGATTAAAAAAAGAAGGCCTAAGAAAAAGGCAAGAGTGCCCAAAAAGAGAAAAGAGATTATTACCCCAGAAAAAATTCAGGCTTTAAAAAAAAGGGGGAAAGAGCGAGGCTTTGTTACCTTGGCTGAGATTTTATATTTTTTCCCAAAAATAGAAAAAGATATTCAAGGTTTAGAGGAACTTTATGGAGAATTGGAAAAAGAAGAGATTCAGGTTAAAGAGGCTAAAGAACTTTTGGAAGTAAAAGAGATTCCTGAGAAAAAAAAGGTTCTTAAAAAATCTAGAAAATTAAAAATCGACCCAGTCCAGATGTATTTAAAAGAAATTGGAAAAGTATCTTTTTTGACTGCTGATGAAGAAAAGGAATTATCTAAAAGAATCGAGAAAGGAGATGAGGCGGCAAAGAAAAAATTAGCCAGGGCAAATTTAAGATTGGTAGTTTCTATTGCCAAAAGGTATATAAGAAGATCCCCAAATTTAACTTTACTTGATTTAATTCAAGAAGGAAATCGTGGCCTTTTCCGGGCAGTGGTAAAATTTGATTGGAGAAGAGGATATAAGTTTTCTACCTATGCTACCTGGTGGATAAGGCAGGCGATTACTAGGGCTTTGGCTGATCAGTCCAGAACTATCAGAGTTCCAGTCCATATGGTTGAAACAATTTCAAAATACGTTAAGGTTAAAAGAAAACTTTTACAGGATTTAGGTCGAGAACCTTTACCAGAGGAGATTGCTGCTGAGATGGGAATTAATGTTAACAAAGTCCATCATATCAAGAGGGTTTCTCAGAAAACTGTCTCTCTAGAAACTCCGGTTGGGGAAGAAGAAGATAGTACTTTAGTTGAATTTATCGAGGATGAAAAGACAATTTTACCATCTTTATCTGCCGCTAGAACTCTTTTAAAAGAAAGATTAAAAGAAATTTTAGTTGACTTGACTCCTAGAGAACAAAAGATATTAAGAATGAGATTTGGTTTAGACGATGGAATCACCCATACATTAGAAGAAGTAGGAAGAGTATTTGGAGTAACTAGAGAAAGAATTAGGCAAATTGAAGCCAAAGCCCTAGAGAGGATAAGAGAACATAGAAAGCTTAAAAAGTTGAAAGGATACTAAAAATATTTTATAATATAAGTGTCGCTTCGCGACACATTCCGGCGTAGCGCAATGGTAGCGCGGGTGCCTGTGAACTTATACGCAGCTTCCTCGAGAAATCGAGGTTGAAAAACGAGGTGAATTGCGGGAAGCCTAATCCGCCTTAGGCGGAATGGTAATCCGCAGCCAAGCCCTGTGAGATAATTTCACATCTCATAGGGAAGGTTCAGAGACTATCCCGAAAGGGAGTACCCATTCAGAGAGTAAATTCTGAATGGGGAAGCGCCTCGCTCCCACAATTTTTGGGAGATGAGATAGTCCACCCTTAGTGGAAACACTAGGATAAGGTGTAAGCACTAGGTTGTAGGTTCGAGTCCTACCGCCGGAGCAGGCTAGTGCTCGATTCGAGCGACCGAGATGCCTTTGGCTTGTGTCCAGTCCGCAAAGCTGATATTTTTCGCCCGAGAGTTTTTCTCGGACTTTTCGTTTTACAGGGAAGGAGATATAATGAGGTAAGATGAAAAAAGCGATTTTAATAATATCCGTAATAATCCTTGTAATTGTTATATTGGTTTTTCTTTTTTTTGTTGGTTTTTCAAAGATATCAACAAATAAGGATATCTATAAAACAAGAGAAGAAGTTATTGTTTCTTTTTCTGATTTTAGACTACTTCGCTGTAACACTAGCCCAAGTATTACAAACATGTTATTTTATTATGAAACTTCAGAGGGCTGGAAAAGAATAATCCACGAAGACTGGCATGTTACCTGGGGAGGCATAGCTTGCGTTGATGGTAAGCCCGTACACGGTGTTCATCCAGGAGATATACAAAGATGTACTTTTTTTATCCTTCCATATAAATCGGGAACATATACTTGGGACTCTAAAGTTTATGAATCAAAAGGGGTGGAAGAAATTTGCGGAGAATTAGAGAAACCCGTTCCTTCTTTTCAATCAAAACCTGCCTCTCCTGGCAAATATAAAGTAAAATTTGGCAGTGCACAAAAAATTTTTGAGATTAAGGAAGCGATACTGCTAGAACAAATAATACCGCAGGGCGAAGAACAAGAAAAAGAAACTAGATCAAATAAAGTTCTGACATTACTTACCAAGGTGCCGGCAGACTACAGAAACTTTGCTGATCGTTATGTTGCGTTAAGCTCATTGGATATCACAACCGGAGAAAAAACAGAACTTACCCGTTGGGCAGCCTGTGAAGCAACTATTGTACTGTCTCCAGATAAGAATAAGATAGCATATTTTATAAAACCGAATGATCGATGCGAAAAAGAATACTATGAGGGAGGTGATGGTCATACAGAATTATGGATATCTGACATATCGGGTAAAGATAAACAGCCTGCCGCGCGATGGGTATGGAAATTCACTACCCCAAAGTGGTCAGCAGATGGAAAATATGTTGCGTATGACCGGGTCATTGAACACCCCTATCCGCAAGAAAGAGAACATATATTACTTGTGTATGATCTGCAGAAAAAGACTGAGCAATCTCTTGGATCATTTTTCGGAGCGGCTCATAAGATTATTGGATTTTCTCAAGGTAGCGAATCGGTCTATTATAATGATGGTCAATTCCTCTACAAAGTAGATATCTCAAACCAAGATAGAGAAAAAATATATACTCACGAATATGGCTTTTATCAGCACTTTGTGGTATCTCCGGATAGTCGCAGCATTGCTGTCTTTAAAGAGGAGGACTGGTACGGAGGGAAAACGACTCCTCTGGAAACAAAGATTGGGGTAATCGAAACGTCAACCGGAAAGTATCGCGAACTCTATAATGGCACAGACGCCTTCGCATCTTATACTTACCGAAATAGCTTCGTTTTTCTACCAGATAATTCTCGTGTAGTATACGGAACGGCAAAAAAAGGTGAAGGAGGGTTGTGGGCTATTGATATAACTACAGGCGAACGAAAGGAATTAGAGGAAACTTCATCTTCAACTCTGCA is part of the Patescibacteria group bacterium genome and encodes:
- a CDS encoding glycogen synthase, whose product is MKVLFVASEVAPIAKVGGLADVVGSLPKTLKKMGVNVSVALPFYEVIKIKKKDLKLIQKDILVRFKQKRESFNLWQTFLPKSRVPLFLIENKNYFPGKYVYPEADASSGGSEQEFSRFLFLSVAAIKVAKLIKAKILHCHDWHIALIPFLVKKENSKVKTLLTIHNLRYQGIYPNKLVNKFLGTNFSKKKVNCLKLGILTADFLNTVSPTYSREILTKRYGENLNRILLKRKKDLFGILNGIDQDQFDSNTDPNLKVNYSFSTVNKKRENKADLQKILKLPQSQKTPLFSFIGRLTFQKGVDLISQIVPDLVSSGCQLVILGVGERKYEKKLLKLAKRYPKNVSVQIKFDPVLAQKIYAGSDLFLMPSRFEPCGLGQLIAQRYGTIPIARKTGGLVDTIEQEKTGFLFKKYKKQAFLKIIKKALKFYQNQKKWRKLIKKAMEKDFSWKKSARKYLKLYKILALDF
- the dnaG gene encoding DNA primase; this encodes MIFSPIDEIKNRLDIVEVIKGYIKLKKAGQNYRALCPFHSEKRPSFFVSPARQIWHCFGCNLGGDIFRFVMQVEGVEFGDALRILAQKAGVELKRQDPKLRTERQRLYEVYELSTLFFEKQLKGSKRGQEAKKYLIQRGINEESIKKWQVGYAPETWRGLTDFLVSKGYRPEEVEKAGLSIKSETENFYDRFRGRIIFPIFDLNSQVIGFGGRIFAEIKKTDKEVAKYINIPNTLLYDKSRILYGLDKAKMEIRKRDSCILVEGYTDVIMSSQAGFGNVVATSGTALTPYQLKILRRFTENLLTAFDMDVAGDSATKRGIDLAQSTGFNIKIVTMPEDLDPADIISKNPKDWEKEINQAKSILDFYFENTFSRFDKKTPQGKKEISRIILPVIKRIPNKIEQAHWVQQLAKALEVKEEDVAVELRKTKIEPQEIETEITSLPPKSRKELLEERFLILALKSPENLKKVFKEDFHFFSPKTSQIFAYFKKEIPEKKLDSESTDFLNYIYLKSEIEIEEGDSKEEFKNCLKEIKTLEIKNKLDKISREIKKAEEEKDLTKIQKLLEEFNLYSKSLRDLETSIQ
- a CDS encoding sigma-70 family RNA polymerase sigma factor, whose amino-acid sequence is MKKTKKIKRIKKTKKAKKTKRKKRAKRTKKRPLPVKKRKKIKKRKKIKKRRPKKKARVPKKRKEIITPEKIQALKKRGKERGFVTLAEILYFFPKIEKDIQGLEELYGELEKEEIQVKEAKELLEVKEIPEKKKVLKKSRKLKIDPVQMYLKEIGKVSFLTADEEKELSKRIEKGDEAAKKKLARANLRLVVSIAKRYIRRSPNLTLLDLIQEGNRGLFRAVVKFDWRRGYKFSTYATWWIRQAITRALADQSRTIRVPVHMVETISKYVKVKRKLLQDLGREPLPEEIAAEMGINVNKVHHIKRVSQKTVSLETPVGEEEDSTLVEFIEDEKTILPSLSAARTLLKERLKEILVDLTPREQKILRMRFGLDDGITHTLEEVGRVFGVTRERIRQIEAKALERIREHRKLKKLKGY